Proteins encoded by one window of Syntrophales bacterium:
- a CDS encoding FeoA family protein, whose translation MYLSEMKEGQVGVIVHVGGDASIRRRLLEMGFVKGSEVYMEKYAPLKDPIELVIKGYHVSLCVEEASQITVEDVRNGQI comes from the coding sequence ATGTATCTTAGCGAAATGAAAGAGGGGCAGGTTGGTGTAATTGTCCATGTTGGTGGTGATGCTTCTATTCGGCGAAGACTCCTTGAGATGGGTTTTGTAAAGGGTTCAGAGGTTTATATGGAAAAATATGCCCCTTTGAAAGATCCTATCGAACTGGTCATTAAAGGGTATCATGTATCGCTTTGTGTAGAAGAGGCTTCGCAGATAACAGTTGAGGACGTAAGAAACGGACAAATATGA
- a CDS encoding YajD family HNH nuclease — protein MARTTFSSKGGRVKSTVVIDRKKSSRPVEDVVREIKKGMQKPHGEDYREQSLAIHGLICAWCGREFDNSNRHLLTVHHKDGNHHYNPSDGKNWENLCIYCHENIHSRELLGDYFDGTHSKKESSVVYEYGNDQDVTASGMGILGEKLQKAMKKKAKK, from the coding sequence GTGGCAAGGACAACCTTTAGCAGTAAGGGCGGACGTGTTAAGTCAACAGTTGTCATAGACAGGAAAAAGAGTTCAAGGCCGGTTGAAGACGTTGTCAGAGAAATAAAAAAAGGGATGCAAAAACCACATGGTGAAGATTACAGAGAACAATCGCTGGCTATTCACGGCTTGATATGTGCGTGGTGCGGCAGGGAGTTTGACAATTCCAACCGACACCTTCTTACTGTACACCACAAGGATGGCAATCATCATTATAATCCGTCTGATGGTAAAAATTGGGAAAATCTCTGCATTTACTGTCATGAAAACATCCACAGCAGGGAACTGCTTGGAGATTACTTTGATGGAACTCACAGCAAAAAAGAAAGCAGCGTAGTGTATGAATATGGGAATGATCAAGATGTAACAGCTTCCGGTATGGGGATTCTTGGTGAAAAACTGCAGAAGGCGATGAAGAAAAAAGCAAAAAAATGA